In the genome of Oligoflexus sp., one region contains:
- a CDS encoding phosphopantothenoylcysteine decarboxylase has product MASHDLHVSQISAALRAHSVDLVVSGSIGAVESVRFIRALRRIGAEVHPWLTQGGSLFTTETALSWAAARQVRTRFEGEASHIAQNDACVVAPASASLIGKIAHGLTHTPATALIASYLGQGKPVILVPNMHDSLLHSPMVAENLQKISSFCTVLAAREEEGKQKFPDPKQLADRVAHLLNQKHGRRFLITMGTTRGPIDDVRYISNYSSGALGTHITEEFYRYGHRVHVVAGPCLVRPQSYSTLTSVTTTDEMLKAVQDSAAGGLDGAIFAASVLDFVPAEKLSGKVRSKDELKVDFVRTPKIIAAVQQDLRFKVGFKLEVAADAHERDAIVTDYLKKYRLSHLVYNQLQDVNQTEHAAQAFAGTVSHPQSLSGKDAIAEYLVQEAGRMFHEQHN; this is encoded by the coding sequence ATGGCGTCGCATGATCTCCATGTCAGTCAAATATCGGCAGCGCTGCGTGCGCATTCCGTGGATCTTGTGGTCTCGGGCTCGATCGGAGCCGTGGAAAGCGTTCGCTTCATCCGCGCGCTGCGGCGTATCGGAGCTGAAGTGCATCCCTGGTTGACGCAAGGCGGCTCGCTCTTCACCACCGAAACCGCACTGTCGTGGGCCGCTGCAAGGCAGGTCCGCACCCGCTTTGAGGGTGAGGCCTCGCATATCGCACAGAATGATGCCTGCGTCGTGGCTCCGGCTTCTGCCAGCCTCATCGGCAAGATCGCGCATGGTCTGACCCATACGCCGGCCACGGCCTTGATCGCGTCCTATCTGGGTCAAGGCAAGCCTGTGATCCTCGTTCCCAATATGCATGACAGCCTTTTGCATAGCCCGATGGTGGCTGAGAATCTGCAGAAAATCAGCAGTTTTTGCACAGTTCTGGCCGCTCGCGAAGAGGAAGGCAAACAAAAATTTCCGGACCCCAAACAGCTTGCCGATCGCGTTGCGCATCTTTTGAATCAAAAACACGGCCGCAGATTTTTAATCACAATGGGCACGACGCGCGGGCCGATTGATGATGTCCGCTATATTTCCAATTATTCCTCGGGCGCTTTGGGAACCCATATCACCGAGGAATTCTATCGTTACGGTCACCGCGTGCATGTCGTCGCCGGGCCCTGTCTCGTGCGGCCACAGAGCTATTCGACCCTGACCAGCGTCACGACCACGGACGAAATGCTGAAGGCCGTGCAGGATTCTGCCGCTGGCGGTTTGGATGGAGCCATCTTCGCCGCTTCCGTGCTGGATTTTGTTCCCGCTGAAAAATTATCCGGCAAGGTGCGCAGCAAGGACGAACTGAAAGTGGATTTCGTGCGGACGCCGAAGATCATCGCCGCGGTTCAGCAGGACCTCCGCTTCAAGGTCGGATTCAAACTGGAAGTCGCCGCCGATGCGCATGAGCGTGACGCTATCGTCACCGATTACCTGAAGAAATATAGACTCTCGCATCTTGTTTATAACCAGCTGCAGGATGTGAATCAGACCGAGCATGCAGCCCAGGCTTTCGCAGGCACGGTATCCCATCCACAATCCTTGAGCGGCAAGGATGCGATCGCCGAGTATTTGGTCCAGGAAGCAGGGAGAATGTTCCATGAACAACACAACTGA
- a CDS encoding outer membrane beta-barrel protein, which translates to MRLIQVFAVMSLWLCMGRAWAVDEPVDKNFGGPYVGGLLNLGQSFKAGSGSPGTAYLLGADVGYGIKRDTWNRIELGAEFSTGKASFSDKSAGVEYDVDLDLDLVMMLKAGYGYSLGDAAFGTFRLGVGIAQASAEIAGATDDSSGVAAMIAWDAFFPASQTMDFLFGASYRTFNFKFEGSDSIQVSMPGIYAGARVRM; encoded by the coding sequence ATGCGGCTGATTCAAGTGTTTGCTGTGATGTCTTTGTGGCTGTGTATGGGCCGGGCCTGGGCTGTGGACGAACCTGTGGATAAAAATTTCGGAGGCCCTTATGTGGGCGGTCTTCTGAATCTGGGGCAATCGTTCAAGGCCGGTTCGGGTTCCCCGGGCACCGCTTACCTTCTGGGGGCGGACGTGGGTTATGGCATCAAGCGCGATACCTGGAATCGCATCGAGCTCGGTGCGGAATTTTCGACGGGAAAGGCTTCATTTTCCGATAAATCCGCTGGGGTGGAGTACGATGTCGACCTTGACCTCGACCTTGTCATGATGCTGAAAGCCGGCTACGGCTACAGCCTGGGTGATGCGGCCTTCGGGACCTTCCGCCTTGGAGTGGGGATTGCCCAGGCCAGCGCAGAGATTGCCGGCGCTACGGACGATTCCAGCGGCGTGGCGGCAATGATAGCCTGGGATGCCTTTTTCCCGGCGAGTCAGACCATGGATTTCCTCTTTGGTGCCAGCTATCGGACCTTCAATTTCAAATTCGAAGGCTCGGATAGCATTCAGGTCAGCATGCCGGGGATTTACGCCGGAGCTCGGGTAAGAATGTAA
- a CDS encoding GNAT family N-acetyltransferase codes for MDNSLASQLAFLDPLDQLLFSERYDLRPIQPADEAGAVAVIEQSLMSYPDEGTVLASTRRRLPRFLASYQEDGAVYLVLRDREGGQVIGGVGVRPFAGLDPREHIGEIRELVISPAYRGLGLGRKLMKAGIQKARELGYVRLYLEATSEMRHAQTLFRRIGFRPVEFQQKESNSSRREIFPSYFVLEQAD; via the coding sequence ATGGACAATTCTCTCGCTTCTCAACTGGCATTTTTGGATCCTTTGGATCAATTGCTTTTCTCGGAACGCTACGATCTGAGGCCGATTCAGCCTGCTGATGAGGCAGGGGCCGTAGCTGTCATCGAACAAAGTTTGATGAGTTATCCCGATGAAGGCACCGTGCTGGCGTCCACTCGCCGGCGATTGCCGCGCTTTCTGGCAAGTTATCAGGAAGACGGCGCCGTCTATCTCGTGCTTAGGGATCGCGAGGGCGGGCAGGTGATTGGAGGCGTTGGTGTGCGTCCTTTTGCAGGACTCGACCCGCGCGAACACATCGGCGAAATACGTGAACTCGTGATCAGTCCTGCCTATAGGGGCCTTGGGCTGGGTCGCAAGCTGATGAAAGCCGGCATTCAAAAAGCCCGTGAACTCGGCTACGTAAGGCTCTATCTGGAAGCCACATCCGAGATGAGGCATGCGCAGACTCTATTCCGTCGCATCGGTTTTAGGCCGGTCGAGTTTCAGCAGAAGGAAAGTAACAGCAGCCGACGCGAAATATTCCCCAGCTATTTTGTGCTGGAACAGGCGGATTGA